In a single window of the Arachis hypogaea cultivar Tifrunner chromosome 6, arahy.Tifrunner.gnm2.J5K5, whole genome shotgun sequence genome:
- the LOC112695344 gene encoding basic endochitinase yields MVLDINYCHIMGSNEAPNISNSIILVLVALVSVTNGGDIVVYWGQDGREGSLSATCNSGLYKTVNIAFLSAFGGGTQPQLNLANHCNPASNGCLSLNKDIKNCQARGIQVLLSIGGGAPGYSLSSSKDATNLANYIWNNFLGGKSNSRPFGNVVLDGVDFDIELGGGASFYIVLAKTLSNLSKGGQKVYLSAAPQCPFPDKQLNGALSTGLFDYVWIQFYNNGPCEFDANNPRKFQRSWNQWTTSIRAGKLYVGFPASPSQSAAGSGYVPPQVLMNRVLPFVKKSSIYGGVMLWDRFNDLQTGYSRNIKPSV; encoded by the exons ATGGTGTTGGACATCAACTATTGCCACATAATGGGAAGTAATGAAGCACCTaacatttcaaattcaattatattGGTGTTAGTAGCTTTGGTCTCCGTTACAAATGGCGGAGACATAGTAGTTTATTGGGGCCAAGACGGTAGAGAAGGTTCACTAAGTGCCACATGCAACTCTGGACTGTACAAAACTGTCAACATAGCATTCCTTTCTGCATTTGGAGGTGGCACTCAACCGCAGCTAAACCTAGCAAACCATTGCAACCCCGCATCAAATGGCTGCCTGAGTTTGAACAAAGACATTAAGAACTGCCAGGCAAGAGGCATCCAGGTCTTGCTCTCCATCGGAGGCGGAGCCCCTGGATACTCCTTGTCCTCCTCCAAGGACGCTACAAACTTAGCAAACTACATCTGGAATAACTTTCTGGGTGGAAAATCCAACTCTAGACCTTTTGGTAATGTTGTGCTGGATGGTGTCGATTTTGACATTGAACTTGGTGGTGGTGCATCCTTCTATATCGTGCTGGCTAAAACACTCTCCAATCTCAGCAAAG GTGGACAGAAAGTTTACCTAAGCGCTGCACCACAGTGTCCCTTCCCGGATAAGCAGCTGAATGGGGCATTGTCAACGGGGCTATTTGACTATGTTTGGATACAGTTTTACAACAATGGTCCTTGTGAGTTTGATGCCAATAATCCCAGAAAGTTCCAGAGGTCGTGGAACCAGTGGACCACATCCATAAGGGCAGGGaagttgtatgttgggtttcCCGCGTCACCATCGCAGTCGGCGGCGGGTAGTGGCTATGTGCCACCACAGGTGCTCATGAATCGAGTCTTGCCTTTTGTTAAGAAATCAAGCATTTATGGAGGAGTCATGCTATGGGACAGGTTCAATGATCTTCAAACAGGGTATAGCAGGAATATCAAGCCCAGTGTTTAA
- the LOC112695345 gene encoding protein ABIL1 codes for MVMEQQMATTFDEVSMERSKNFVFALQELKNLRPQLYSAAEYCEKSYLNSDHKQMVLDNLKDYAVRALVNAVDHLGTVAYKLTDLLDQQTLDVSTMDLKISTLNQRLVTCKIYTDKEGLRQQQLLAFIPRHHKHYILPNHVNKKVHFSPRSKMDARQNQIQTRNRLQSSGTPVAKTLSWHLASETKSTLKRRTSHASANMKDPNFSAKTSGVFHLLDNEERTRTKPSAAQTQLPNGIPNYTTAIQTTGVMGRDAFEGSKPTTGFRSFDIRNQPETLQVPNRSKSVLSAFFVKQKMPKLKTGSIS; via the exons ATGGTGATGGAGCAGCAGATGGCCACCACATTCGACGAAGTGTCAATGGAGCGAAGCAAGAACTTCGTCTTCGCCTTGCag GAACTGAAGAACCTGAGGCCGCAACTTTATTCTGCTGCCGAATACTGTGAAAAGTCTTATCTCAATAGTGATCACAAACAAAT GGTGCTTGATAACTTGAAAGATTATGCTGTAAGAGCCCTTGTGAATGCCGTTGATCATCTTGGAACCGTTGCTTACAAGTTAACTGACCTTCTTGACCAGCAAACATTGGATGTCTCAACCATGGACTTGAAGATATCTACTCTGAATCAG AGACTTGTTACATGCAAAATTTACACTGACAAGGAAGGTCTACGGCAACAGCAGTTGTTGGCTTTCATTCCTAGACACCATAAACACTATATTTTGCCGA ATCATGTCAATAAAAAGGTACATTTCAGTCCACGCAGCAAGATGGATGCAAgacaaaatcaaattcaaaccagAAATCGTCTTCAATCTTCAG GTACCCCTGTGGCAAAGACCCTTTCATGGCATTTAGCATCAGAAACTAAGTCTACCTTGAAAAGACGGACATCCCATGCTTCAGCAAA CATGAAGGACCCAAATTTTTCTGCCAAGACATCTGGAGTTTTTCACCTCTTAG ATAATGAAGAGCGTACACGGACGAAACCTTCTGCAGCACAAACTCAATTACCAAATGGAATTCCTAATTATACTACAGCCATCCAGACTACAGGTGTCATGGGCAGG GATGCATTTGAGGGTTCCAAACCCACGACAGGTTTCAGGTCATTTGACATTCGAAATCAGCCGGAGACGCTCCAAGTTCCCAATCGCAGCAAAAGTGTGCTATCCGCTTTCTTTGTCAAGCAGAAGATGCCTAAATTGAAGACTGGATCCATATCATAA